The sequence AGCAGGAGACGTAGTTCATCCCCACGCGGTGGCAGAACTTGACGGAACGGGGTTCGCCGCCGTGCTCGCCGCAGATGCCGATCTTCAGATTCGGCTTCGTGGCGCGCCCCCTGGTGACGCCCATCTCGACGAGCTGGCCGACGCCCGTCTGGTCGAGGACCTGGAAGGGGTCGTTGGCGAGTATCTCGCGCTCGACGTACTCGGGCACGAACGTGCCCACGTCGTCGCGGCTGAACCCGTAGGCCATCTGGGTCAGGTCGTTTGTGCCGAAGCTGAAGAAGTCAGCGTACTGGGCCACCTGATCCGCCGTGAGGGCGGCGCGGGGCACCTCGATCATCGTGCCGATCTTGTAGTCGATCTTGACCTCTGCCTTCTCCAGGACTTCGCGGCAGATCGTGTCGGCCGCCTCGCGGCAGATGCGAAGCTCCTCGTCGGTGCCGACCAGTGGGATCATGATCTCGGGGTGGACGTCGATGCCCTTCTTCTTGCAGCGCACGGCGGCCTGGATGATGGCGCGCACCTGCATGTTGTAGACGTCCGGGTAGGTGAGGCCCAGGCGGCATCCGCGGTGGCCGAGCATGGGGTTCAGTTCACGGAGCTGGCTGACACGGGCGGCCACTTCGTCGGCCGTGAGGCCCATCCGTTCGCCGAGGCGCGCCTGCACGTCCCGCTCGTGGGGCAGGAACTCGTGCAGCGGGGGGTCCAGCAGGCGGACGACGACCGGCAGGCCGTCCATCGCCTTGAAGATGCCTTCGAAGTCCTTCCGCTGTTCCGGGAGGAGCTTCTTGAGGGCGGCGTCGTAGACCGCGCGCTTCTCTTTCAGGTCGGCCTTGACCTGGCGCACGCGCTGCATCAGGGCCTTCTTCTCCTCGCCGGCCGTCTGCGAGGCGGCGGTCTCGGCGCCGGCCAGCACGGCGTTCAGCCGCCGGACCTCCGGGGCCGCCAGCATCATCTGCCGCACGTAGGAGATGCGGCCTTCTTCGAAGAACATGTGCTCGGTGCGGCAGAGGCCGATGCCCTCGGCGCCGAACGCCAGGGCCTGGCGGGCGTCGTTCGGGGTGTCGGCGTTGGCCCAGACACCCATCGTGCGGAACTCCTCGGCCCATTCCATCAGGGTGCCGAAGGCGCCGGACATCTCGGGGTCGGTCACGTCGATGACGCCGTCAAACACCTGGCCGGTCGTTCCGTCCAGCGAGATAACGTCGCCTTCCTTGAACTTCTTGCCGGCGATCGTGACCTGCTTCTTGACGTCGTCCGGGTGGACGGCGCCGCAGCCGGCGACGCAGCAGGTGCCCATGCCGCGCGCCACGACGGCTGCGTGGCTGGTCATGCCGCCTCGGGCGGTGAGGATGCCGACGGAGACGTGCATGCCGCCGATGTCCTCGGGGCTGGTCTCGTCACGCACGAGGATGACGCCCATGCCGTCCGGCCGGGCGGCTTCGGCGGCGGCCAGGGCCTCGGCGTCGTCGGCGGTCAGTGCGATCTTGCCCACGGCCGCGCCCGGGGAGGCGGGCAGGCCGACGGCCAGGGCGCGTCCGTCCGCCTCGGCCTTCTTCTTGGCCTTCGGGTCGAACTGCTTGTGCAGGAGTTGCTCGATCTGGTTCGGTTCGACGCGCATGATCGCCGTCTTCTTGTCGATCAGGCCTTCGGCCTTCAGATCGACGGCGATCTGCACGGCCGCCATGGCGGTCCGCTTGCCGGTGCGCGTCTGCAGCATGTAGAGCGTGCCCTGCTGCGCGGTGAACTCGAAGTCCTGCATGTCGGTGTAGTGCTCTTCGAGCGTCTTCTTGACGCCGAGCAGTTGCTCGTACATGCGGGCGTAGAGCGTGCGGGCCTCGTCGGCGGGGACGTCCGCGTCGTCGAAGTCGGAGAGGTCTTCGTTCGACATCTCGTCGACGCTCTTGGGCGTGCGGATGCCGGCCACGACGTCCTCGCCCTGGGCGTTGACCAGGTATTCGCCGTAGAGCTTGTTCTGGCCGGTGGCGGGGTTGCGGGTGAAGCCGACGCCCGTGAAGCTGGTGTGGCCCATGTTCCCGAAGACCATGGTCTGCACGTTCACGGCGGTGCCGAGCAGGCCGCGGATCTCGTGGATCTCGCGGTAGCGGATCGCCTGCGGGTTGTTCCACGACCCGAACACGGCGTCGATGGCCCGGCGCAACTGCTGCTTCGGATCGGCCGGAAAGACCTCGCCGGTGTTCTTCTTATAGATGGCCTTGAACTCGTCGACGATTTCCCTGAGCTGGTCGGCCGTGAGCTGGCTGTCGAACTTCACGCCGGCCTTCTTGCGTTCGCGGGCCAGGACGTCGTCGAAGAACCGGTGCGGCACGAACATCGCCACGTTGCCGAACATCTGGATGAAGCGCCGGTAGCAGTCCCAGGCGAACCGCTCGTCCCCGCTCTCGGCCGCCAGGCCCTGCACGCTCTTGTCGTTCATGCCCAGGTTCAGGATCGTGTCCATCATGCCCGGCATGCTGACGGCGGCGCCGCTGCGCACGCTGACCAGCAGAGGCTTCTGCGCATCGCCCAGCTTGCGGCCCGTGGCCTTCTCGAGCATGGCGACGTTCTCGTCGAGTTCCTGAGGCAGCCCGGCCGGCCACTTCTTGCCGCTGGTGTAGTAGTCGCGGCAGCTCTCGGTCGTGATGGTGAACCCCGGCGGAACGGGCAGCCCGACGTTCGACATCTCGGCGAGGTTGGCACCCTTGCCACCGAGCAGGGCCTTCATGTCGGCCCGGCCGTCAGCCTTGCCCGGTTTGAAGAAGTAGATGCGCTTGGTCTTCTCTGCAGCCATTCCGGCAACTCCTTATTCTGACGACTCGGGCTCAGGACCTCGATGCGGCCGCGCGGCGGCGGCGACGCGCGACACAGTGGGAGGGACAGCCCCGCCGGACTCCCCACACTCCCGACCATTCGACGGCAGGGCGCCCGACACGGTGCCTTCCACGGACGGAACCCTCAGGTTAGCACAACGCGGGGAGCCATTCAAATCGATCGGTCCAGCCATGAAGGCGTGCGATGCGGCAGGGCCGCGAGCCGGTGCGTCAGGTCCCGTGTGGCCGCATAGGCGTCCGCGTAGACCCGGTACACCTCCGCGTAGGCGGCCGTGCGGGCCGGGTCGGGTTCGAACGTGTGCACGTCCACGAGCGCCTCCGCGCACGCAACGGCTTCCCCGAAGGAACCGTAGACGCCCGCCGCCATGCCCCCGAGCAGAGCGGCCCCGAGGGCGCCCGTCTCCTGCAACGCCGCCACGCCCAGCGGACGGGCCAGCACGTCGGCCTTCAACTGGTTCAGGAAGGCGTTCGCCGTCGGCCCGCCGACCGCTCGGATGTGCCGGAGGGGCGCCGGCGCGATCGCGTCCGCACACTCCACCAGTTGCCGGAGTGCGAACGCGACCCCCTCGAAGATTGCCCGGGCGATGTCTGCGCGGGTCGTGGACGAGGTCAGGCCGAGCAGGGCGCCCCGCGCCAGCGGGTCCCAGACGGGCGTCCGTTCCCCCTGGAGGTAGGGCAGGAACACGACGCCGCCGGCCCCCGGGGCGGCCGAGTCCGCCAGGGACGTCATCTCCTCCAATGCGAGGCCCGAGACTTCCCGGGCCGCCCACGCAGCGGCCGCCCCGCTGGAGGTCGTCGTGCCGATGCTCAGCCACGCCTCGCGCGGCACATACGCGGAGTTCGCGCACCGGGGCTCCTCGGCGGGCCGGCGGGTGGGCAGGGCGGTGCAGTCGGTCGTGCCGGCGATGTAGATGAGCGTGTCGGCCGAATGCCCGCCCGCGCCCAGGACGCCGGCGGGCACATCGCCGGCGCCGCACGCGACCGGCGTGCCGGGCCGCAGACCGGTGGCGTCCGCCGCCTTACGCGTCACTGCGCCGGCGGCCTCTCCGGAGCCGAGGATGGGCGGAAGGCGTGCGACGTCCACGCGCAGGAGCGCGCAGAGGTCATCCGACCACCTCCACGGATCGCGGATGTCCGTCAGCCCCGAGATGGCCGCGTGGCTCGGGTCGGTGAAGAAGCGGCCGGTCAGGCGGGCCGTCACGAACGTGTTGGCGAAGCCGAGCGTGTGGGCGCGTCGATACGCGTCCGTCCGTTCGTCCCGCAGCCACATCAGGCTCGTTGCG comes from Candidatus Brocadiaceae bacterium and encodes:
- a CDS encoding pyruvate, phosphate dikinase — protein: MAAEKTKRIYFFKPGKADGRADMKALLGGKGANLAEMSNVGLPVPPGFTITTESCRDYYTSGKKWPAGLPQELDENVAMLEKATGRKLGDAQKPLLVSVRSGAAVSMPGMMDTILNLGMNDKSVQGLAAESGDERFAWDCYRRFIQMFGNVAMFVPHRFFDDVLARERKKAGVKFDSQLTADQLREIVDEFKAIYKKNTGEVFPADPKQQLRRAIDAVFGSWNNPQAIRYREIHEIRGLLGTAVNVQTMVFGNMGHTSFTGVGFTRNPATGQNKLYGEYLVNAQGEDVVAGIRTPKSVDEMSNEDLSDFDDADVPADEARTLYARMYEQLLGVKKTLEEHYTDMQDFEFTAQQGTLYMLQTRTGKRTAMAAVQIAVDLKAEGLIDKKTAIMRVEPNQIEQLLHKQFDPKAKKKAEADGRALAVGLPASPGAAVGKIALTADDAEALAAAEAARPDGMGVILVRDETSPEDIGGMHVSVGILTARGGMTSHAAVVARGMGTCCVAGCGAVHPDDVKKQVTIAGKKFKEGDVISLDGTTGQVFDGVIDVTDPEMSGAFGTLMEWAEEFRTMGVWANADTPNDARQALAFGAEGIGLCRTEHMFFEEGRISYVRQMMLAAPEVRRLNAVLAGAETAASQTAGEEKKALMQRVRQVKADLKEKRAVYDAALKKLLPEQRKDFEGIFKAMDGLPVVVRLLDPPLHEFLPHERDVQARLGERMGLTADEVAARVSQLRELNPMLGHRGCRLGLTYPDVYNMQVRAIIQAAVRCKKKGIDVHPEIMIPLVGTDEELRICREAADTICREVLEKAEVKIDYKIGTMIEVPRAALTADQVAQYADFFSFGTNDLTQMAYGFSRDDVGTFVPEYVEREILANDPFQVLDQTGVGQLVEMGVTRGRATKPNLKIGICGEHGGEPRSVKFCHRVGMNYVSCSPFRVPVARLAAAQAAVETSK